The following coding sequences are from one Paludisphaera rhizosphaerae window:
- a CDS encoding aldose 1-epimerase, translating into MGFRVDVEKKGDRDVYILRDESTGASASVLPSYGFNLFDLRLPAAGEVRPIVVSDPDFASAPSKPGGNGTPILFPFPNRIRGGEFTFEGKSYAIPTNKGANAIHGFAIDVPWDVVEHKATADAAVIEGRFQLSVHAPQHVDHWPTDAMLYVRYELAGRTLTMTTTVSNPTDRDLPYGFGIHPYFRLPFPPGGDPARTKIILPASKYWPLKDFLPTGETFEVDERLDFRQGKPIAGLKLDDVLTDLEHVDDLGVCRLVDLEKNAEFQLGFDGAFRHLVVYTPPGKPDVIAVEPYTQTTDAINLQTRGIPAGLRVLGHGEEDSLTLTMKTVG; encoded by the coding sequence GTGGGTTTTCGCGTCGACGTGGAGAAGAAGGGCGATCGGGACGTTTACATTTTGCGCGACGAGTCGACGGGGGCGTCGGCCTCGGTCCTGCCGTCGTACGGGTTCAACCTGTTCGACCTTCGGCTGCCGGCCGCCGGGGAGGTCCGGCCGATCGTGGTGTCCGACCCCGACTTCGCCTCAGCTCCGAGCAAGCCGGGGGGGAACGGAACGCCGATCCTCTTCCCATTCCCCAACCGGATTCGCGGCGGGGAGTTCACCTTTGAGGGGAAGAGTTACGCGATCCCGACGAACAAGGGGGCGAACGCCATCCACGGCTTCGCCATCGACGTCCCCTGGGACGTGGTCGAGCACAAGGCGACGGCCGACGCGGCCGTGATCGAGGGGCGGTTCCAGCTCTCGGTCCATGCGCCTCAGCACGTCGATCACTGGCCGACCGACGCCATGCTCTACGTCCGCTATGAGCTTGCGGGCCGGACGCTGACGATGACCACGACGGTCTCCAACCCGACCGACCGCGACCTTCCTTACGGTTTCGGGATCCACCCTTACTTCCGGCTGCCGTTCCCTCCCGGCGGCGACCCCGCGCGGACGAAGATCATCCTGCCGGCCTCGAAGTACTGGCCTCTCAAAGACTTTCTGCCCACGGGAGAGACCTTCGAGGTCGACGAGCGGCTGGACTTCCGCCAGGGCAAGCCGATCGCCGGGCTGAAGCTCGACGACGTGCTGACGGATCTTGAGCACGTCGACGATCTGGGAGTCTGCCGGTTGGTCGACCTGGAGAAGAACGCCGAGTTCCAGCTCGGCTTCGACGGGGCTTTCCGCCACCTGGTCGTCTACACGCCGCCGGGCAAGCCGGACGTGATCGCCGTCGAGCCCTACACTCAGACGACCGACGCCATCAACCTGCAAACCCGCGGCATCCCGGCCGGTCTCCGCGTCCTGGGACACGGCGAGGAGGATTCGCTGACGCTGACCATGAAGACCGTCGGATAA
- a CDS encoding pyridoxamine 5'-phosphate oxidase family protein produces MPDMMNPDDAIRKVAMMIRGIKVAMLTTVSPDGALHSRPMATQEVDFDGVVWFFSRFSSGKVDEIQADAEVNLAYASPEDHRYISLSGRASIVRDPEKMQELWSPASRMWFAQGLDDPDLVLIRVDVRTAQYWDMLVGGMVVLPDFEASRVEMAAEA; encoded by the coding sequence ATGCCCGATATGATGAATCCCGATGACGCCATTCGCAAGGTCGCGATGATGATCCGGGGGATCAAGGTCGCGATGCTGACCACCGTCTCCCCCGACGGAGCCCTGCACAGCCGGCCGATGGCGACCCAGGAAGTCGACTTCGACGGAGTCGTCTGGTTCTTCTCCCGCTTCTCGTCGGGGAAGGTCGACGAGATCCAGGCCGACGCCGAGGTGAATCTGGCGTACGCCTCGCCGGAGGATCACCGCTACATCTCGCTTTCCGGCCGGGCTTCGATCGTCCGCGACCCGGAGAAAATGCAGGAACTGTGGAGCCCCGCGAGCCGGATGTGGTTCGCCCAGGGCTTGGACGATCCCGACCTCGTCCTGATCCGCGTCGACGTCCGCACGGCCCAGTACTGGGACATGCTCGTCGGCGGCATGGTGGTCCTTCCCGATTTCGAAGCGTCTCGCGTCGAGATGGCCGCCGAGGCGTAA
- a CDS encoding HipA family kinase, translating to MPTPAGIWRPTEIRYFIESWDTGTEVALVATDAGNGYIKALGNRGGEHCLACEWVGTNLARWFGLPTFDFTLIEVTDVDEIPFKSGAAAQPGPAFITRAESGEPWSGKAVQLGKVVNPRDVSRLIVFDTWVLNCDRYAPNKRRKPNYNNVFLSAEAPEGRLVLKAMDHTHVFTCGRDITPRVADIDHVKDEDCYGCFPEFRKLIQLEAFREALDDLASLDRLVVEEVVRSIPAEWGVSEKARQALVKLIEERARYLSSNRTGIMGMHLLQQGLDLPESGEGS from the coding sequence ATGCCGACTCCCGCTGGAATCTGGAGGCCCACGGAGATTCGCTACTTCATCGAGTCCTGGGATACAGGGACCGAGGTGGCGCTGGTCGCGACGGACGCGGGGAACGGCTATATCAAGGCCCTGGGGAATCGCGGGGGAGAACACTGCCTGGCGTGCGAATGGGTGGGCACCAATCTGGCCCGCTGGTTCGGATTGCCGACGTTTGACTTCACGCTGATCGAGGTGACGGACGTCGACGAAATCCCATTCAAATCCGGCGCGGCGGCGCAGCCGGGGCCGGCGTTCATCACAAGGGCCGAGTCCGGCGAGCCGTGGAGCGGCAAGGCGGTTCAACTCGGTAAGGTCGTCAACCCTCGTGACGTCTCGCGGTTGATCGTCTTCGATACGTGGGTCCTGAACTGCGACCGATACGCGCCGAACAAACGACGGAAGCCGAATTACAACAACGTCTTCCTGAGCGCCGAGGCCCCGGAAGGGCGTTTGGTGCTCAAGGCCATGGATCACACGCACGTTTTCACCTGTGGCCGTGACATCACTCCCAGGGTCGCAGACATCGATCACGTGAAAGACGAAGACTGCTACGGTTGCTTCCCTGAGTTTCGCAAGCTGATTCAACTGGAAGCGTTTCGTGAAGCACTCGACGACCTGGCGTCACTCGATCGGTTGGTCGTCGAGGAGGTTGTGCGATCCATCCCCGCAGAATGGGGAGTCTCAGAAAAGGCCCGGCAGGCGCTGGTCAAACTGATCGAGGAAAGGGCCCGCTACTTGAGCAGCAACCGGACCGGTATAATGGGCATGCACCTCTTGCAGCAGGGGTTGGACCTTCCCGAGTCTGGAGAGGGATCATGA
- a CDS encoding YgaP family membrane protein, producing MAQHTMSRDNDKDQIRRQEQEQEEAPIAESCAMHQGVDALRQAIGGLEHQNVNVGDVERVVSVMSGGVLALFGAVRGGLAGLGLAVLGGGLIYRGVTGHCEAYHSLGIDTSDRAELPRASDHGHAHA from the coding sequence ATGGCGCAGCACACCATGAGCCGTGACAACGATAAGGACCAGATCCGCCGCCAAGAGCAGGAGCAGGAAGAGGCTCCGATCGCGGAGTCGTGCGCGATGCACCAAGGGGTCGACGCCCTGCGACAGGCGATCGGCGGCCTGGAGCACCAGAACGTCAACGTCGGCGACGTGGAGCGCGTCGTCTCGGTGATGAGCGGCGGGGTTCTCGCCCTCTTCGGCGCCGTCCGCGGCGGCCTGGCCGGTTTGGGGCTGGCCGTGCTGGGCGGCGGATTGATCTACCGCGGCGTGACCGGCCACTGCGAGGCGTACCATTCACTCGGCATCGACACGTCGGACAGGGCCGAACTCCCCCGCGCCTCCGACCACGGCCACGCCCACGCCTGA
- a CDS encoding serine hydrolase codes for MAKPWLAVYVYLLAACAFESQKATFDDKVHTVIAPYGSGAVVEIALHDLETGRAHLIRADEPIHPASTMKVPVMLEAYRQAEAGLIKLDDQLEIKNQFASLVDGSPYTLDAADDSETTLYKRIGGKAAVRELVLLMITESSNLATNILIEKLGAVNVTNFMKKLDAGDLKVLRGVEDDKAFAAGMNNVGTARGLMTILTRLAEGTAVSKTADAAMMDVLRAQKFNDGIPAGLPKGTVVAHKTGSITNVYHDAAVVEPPGRKPFVLVVMTRGIEADHAARKVVAEIARAAYEEVVGR; via the coding sequence ATGGCGAAACCCTGGCTCGCCGTCTACGTCTATTTGCTCGCCGCGTGCGCCTTTGAGTCCCAGAAGGCGACGTTCGACGACAAGGTCCACACCGTCATCGCCCCGTATGGTTCCGGGGCCGTCGTCGAGATCGCCCTCCACGACCTGGAAACGGGCCGAGCGCACCTGATCCGAGCCGATGAACCGATCCACCCCGCCAGCACCATGAAGGTGCCCGTTATGCTGGAAGCCTACCGGCAGGCCGAGGCGGGACTCATCAAGCTCGACGACCAACTCGAGATCAAGAATCAGTTCGCCAGCCTCGTTGACGGCAGCCCCTACACGCTCGACGCCGCCGACGACTCCGAGACGACGCTCTACAAGCGGATCGGCGGCAAGGCGGCGGTGCGGGAACTCGTCTTACTGATGATCACCGAGAGCAGCAACCTGGCCACCAACATTCTCATCGAGAAGCTCGGGGCGGTGAACGTCACCAACTTCATGAAGAAGCTCGACGCCGGCGATCTGAAGGTGCTGCGGGGAGTCGAGGACGACAAGGCGTTCGCCGCCGGCATGAACAACGTCGGCACGGCGCGGGGGCTGATGACCATCCTGACCCGCCTCGCCGAGGGGACCGCCGTCTCCAAGACGGCCGACGCCGCCATGATGGACGTCCTCCGGGCCCAGAAGTTCAACGACGGCATCCCCGCGGGCCTGCCGAAGGGGACGGTCGTCGCTCACAAGACGGGCTCGATCACCAACGTCTACCACGACGCCGCCGTCGTCGAGCCGCCCGGCCGCAAGCCGTTCGTGCTGGTGGTCATGACCCGAGGGATCGAGGCCGACCACGCCGCGCGCAAGGTCGTCGCCGAGATCGCCCGCGCCGCCTACGAGGAAGTCGTCGGCCGATAA
- a CDS encoding DUF3037 domain-containing protein, with product MSPSRGYYSLIQYCPDLGRLEAVNVGVLLFCPDREFLKARMSRDNSRVRQFFGATAYDADRLNSFKRGVVDRLEVERGDIRSLADLEGFIARRANAIQITPPRPIKVTDPEEDLAALYRELVDGRAAGERVRNMKTYLADKFRGAGLEDKIERDVVVQVPIFSCKLKIPYGYQNGRFNLIRPARFQSDDPKGATTSASRYAVEGRSIYETPDPRRGELSLVIVGDFGTRKAENLPIVRRILESHHVELYELERVDALVETIRRTAKELPAAS from the coding sequence ATGAGCCCGTCGCGCGGGTACTACAGCCTCATACAGTACTGCCCCGACCTAGGCCGTCTTGAGGCGGTGAACGTCGGCGTACTCCTGTTTTGTCCCGATCGCGAGTTCCTGAAGGCTCGGATGTCTCGCGACAATTCCCGAGTACGTCAATTCTTTGGGGCGACCGCCTATGATGCGGACCGGTTGAACTCCTTCAAACGAGGCGTCGTGGATCGATTGGAGGTCGAAAGAGGCGACATCCGGAGCCTTGCCGATCTCGAAGGATTCATCGCGCGCCGCGCCAACGCCATCCAGATCACGCCGCCTCGGCCGATTAAGGTGACCGATCCCGAGGAGGACCTGGCAGCCCTGTATCGCGAGCTTGTGGACGGGAGGGCGGCGGGGGAGCGGGTCCGCAACATGAAAACCTATCTCGCTGATAAGTTTCGCGGCGCTGGTTTGGAGGACAAGATCGAGAGGGACGTCGTCGTTCAGGTGCCGATCTTCTCGTGCAAGCTGAAGATCCCCTACGGGTACCAGAACGGTCGCTTCAATTTGATTCGTCCGGCTCGATTCCAGTCCGACGATCCCAAGGGCGCAACGACGTCCGCCAGCCGATACGCCGTGGAAGGTCGCTCGATTTATGAGACCCCGGACCCGCGACGTGGCGAGCTCAGCCTAGTCATCGTCGGCGATTTCGGAACGCGGAAGGCTGAGAACCTACCCATCGTCCGGCGAATCCTCGAGTCGCATCACGTCGAGCTTTACGAACTGGAGCGAGTCGACGCGCTGGTCGAAACGATCCGTCGGACGGCGAAGGAATTGCCCGCGGCTTCCTAA
- a CDS encoding RNA polymerase sigma factor codes for MDESPETRRSLIVRLGDAEDSRAWHEFVTLYEPLVLRLARRKGLQDADARDVCQEVFRAVAGAVHRWEPARGSFRGWLSAIARNLLVNFLSRGKHQPRGSGRTSIIALLEASPTEDPSATALFEREHRRRLFQWACEEVRRESTSSAWRAFEQTAIEGRSPADVAAELGTSVGAVYIARSRTLAKIRRKIQDQSHAHDSDAL; via the coding sequence ATGGACGAGTCGCCGGAGACGCGGCGGTCGCTGATCGTCAGGCTGGGGGACGCGGAGGATTCGCGCGCCTGGCATGAGTTCGTGACGCTCTATGAGCCGCTCGTGCTGCGCCTGGCTCGGCGCAAGGGGTTGCAGGACGCCGACGCCCGCGACGTCTGCCAGGAGGTCTTCCGCGCCGTCGCCGGGGCCGTCCATCGCTGGGAGCCGGCGCGGGGGAGCTTCCGCGGCTGGCTCTCGGCGATCGCCCGGAACTTGCTGGTCAACTTCCTCAGCCGGGGGAAGCATCAACCCAGGGGGAGCGGGCGCACCAGCATCATCGCGCTCCTGGAAGCCTCGCCGACCGAGGATCCGTCCGCCACCGCCCTCTTCGAGCGCGAGCACCGCCGGAGGCTCTTCCAGTGGGCCTGCGAGGAGGTCCGCCGCGAATCCACGTCCTCGGCCTGGCGGGCCTTCGAGCAGACGGCGATCGAAGGTCGCAGCCCGGCGGACGTCGCAGCCGAGTTGGGGACCTCGGTCGGGGCGGTCTACATCGCCCGCAGCCGGACCCTCGCCAAGATCCGTCGCAAGATTCAGGACCAATCCCATGCCCACGACTCCGACGCCCTGTGA
- a CDS encoding serine/threonine-protein kinase translates to MPTTPTPCDPARLWALDWDDLPAGELAVLERHLDSCARCRDELDRLVRTDACLAGVRHEAERDEDEEEAAVVPESLDFLAPSDWPDSLGRLGTYEVRGVLGRGGMGVVLKAHDPALGRNVAIKVLSAPLATCGASRRRFLREARAAAAVVHEHVVSVFSVVESFAPPFLVMEYVPGRSLQERIDRFGPLGLAEILRIGRQTAAGLAAAHAQGIVHRDVKPANILLEDGVERVRLTDFGLARAVADAAVTRSGVIAGTPHYMAPEQASGGSIDHRADLFSLGSTLYAAAAGRPPFRAETPLGVLRRVCDDPHRPLREVNPDVPAWFETIVDRLLAKDPADRFADAAEVADVLERCLAHVQQPLTAPLPTGLASPRTNRIKRLRRELIALAVLATIAAGLFWMRSRPVPTPVMSIHRTIPEEAAADSTSSPPPVWSEIAALPDRLREADAEADRIANDREASTEGDAISQMIDDLKREAEVLERSIAAPR, encoded by the coding sequence ATGCCCACGACTCCGACGCCCTGTGACCCGGCCCGGCTCTGGGCCCTCGACTGGGACGACCTCCCGGCCGGCGAGCTGGCCGTCCTGGAGCGGCACCTCGACTCCTGCGCCCGATGCCGAGACGAGCTGGACCGCCTCGTCCGCACCGACGCCTGCCTGGCCGGCGTCCGTCACGAGGCCGAGCGCGACGAGGACGAGGAGGAAGCCGCCGTCGTCCCGGAGTCGCTCGACTTCCTCGCCCCTTCCGACTGGCCCGATTCCCTGGGCCGGCTGGGGACTTACGAGGTGCGGGGCGTGCTCGGCCGGGGAGGGATGGGCGTGGTGCTCAAGGCCCACGATCCGGCCCTGGGGCGGAACGTGGCGATCAAGGTCCTCTCCGCCCCGCTGGCGACGTGCGGGGCTTCGCGGCGGCGGTTCCTCCGCGAGGCCCGTGCGGCGGCGGCCGTGGTGCACGAGCACGTCGTCTCGGTCTTCTCGGTCGTCGAGTCGTTCGCTCCGCCGTTCCTGGTGATGGAGTACGTCCCCGGCCGCTCGCTCCAGGAGCGGATCGACCGCTTCGGTCCGCTGGGGCTGGCGGAGATCCTCCGCATCGGCCGCCAGACCGCCGCCGGTTTGGCCGCGGCCCACGCGCAGGGGATCGTCCACCGCGACGTGAAGCCGGCCAACATCCTGCTGGAAGACGGCGTGGAACGGGTCCGCCTGACCGACTTCGGCCTGGCCCGCGCCGTGGCCGACGCCGCCGTCACCCGCAGCGGCGTGATCGCCGGGACGCCTCACTACATGGCCCCGGAACAGGCCTCGGGCGGATCGATCGACCACCGGGCGGACCTCTTCAGCCTGGGGAGCACGCTCTACGCCGCCGCGGCCGGTCGCCCCCCGTTCCGCGCCGAGACCCCGCTGGGCGTCCTCCGTCGGGTCTGCGACGACCCCCACCGCCCGCTCCGCGAGGTCAACCCGGACGTCCCCGCGTGGTTCGAGACGATCGTCGACCGCCTGCTCGCCAAGGACCCGGCCGACCGCTTCGCTGACGCCGCCGAGGTCGCCGACGTCCTCGAACGCTGCCTGGCCCACGTCCAGCAGCCGCTGACCGCCCCCCTGCCCACCGGTCTGGCGAGCCCACGAACCAACCGAATCAAGAGACTTCGTCGCGAGTTGATCGCCCTGGCCGTCCTGGCGACGATCGCAGCCGGCCTGTTCTGGATGCGGTCACGACCGGTGCCGACGCCGGTGATGTCGATCCACCGAACGATCCCCGAGGAAGCGGCCGCCGATTCAACCTCGTCGCCGCCCCCCGTCTGGTCCGAGATCGCCGCCCTCCCCGACCGCCTCCGAGAGGCCGACGCCGAGGCCGACCGGATCGCGAACGACCGCGAGGCCTCGACCGAAGGAGACGCAATCTCGCAGATGATCGACGACCTGAAGCGCGAGGCGGAAGTGCTCGAACGCTCGATCGCCGCGCCGCGATGA
- a CDS encoding sulfatase-like hydrolase/transferase — translation MQAATWKRIAVATLLAALAATTQAASPNVVVILVDDLGYADLGCQGSKSVVTPHIDTLAADGVRFTAGYVTAPQCSPSRAGLMTGAYQQRFGHEANPEVSLLRTFGLAEGRSTLADRLKAAGYRTIGVGKWDLGAIPSAQPWARGFDEYLGFYTGSRSYRPIKDETPSSYSRLRSGPDRLVGESGWMTDVLSDAAVDAINRHADAPFFLYLAYNAPHWPMEAPLERQQRFRDVPDLHRRMFLAMMSQLDDGVGRVLNVLRTKGLDERTLVFFLSDNGGPTGPPRPAPDARFVLGINTSLNTPFRGQKGALFEGGVRIPFLVRWTGTIPGGRTYDRPVSSLDILPTALAAAGAAFPDDGSLDGVNLLPYLAGAQTGDPHEILFWRWMGQLAVRRGDWKLIRRTPEGPFELFNPAADPGETRNLAVAHPEVVRDLRERLRTWNAGLAEPLWRTPAQDANLRRAYDPQNWPAP, via the coding sequence ATGCAAGCGGCGACCTGGAAGCGGATTGCCGTAGCAACCCTGCTCGCGGCCCTGGCGGCGACGACCCAGGCGGCTTCGCCGAACGTCGTCGTGATCCTGGTGGACGACCTGGGCTACGCCGATCTCGGCTGTCAGGGTTCGAAGTCCGTCGTCACTCCCCACATCGATACCCTGGCCGCGGACGGCGTTCGATTCACGGCCGGATACGTTACTGCGCCTCAGTGCAGCCCTTCGCGAGCCGGTCTCATGACCGGCGCTTACCAGCAGCGGTTCGGGCACGAGGCCAACCCGGAGGTGTCGTTGCTCCGGACCTTCGGCCTCGCCGAAGGACGGTCGACGCTCGCCGATCGATTGAAAGCGGCGGGCTACCGGACGATCGGCGTCGGGAAGTGGGACCTCGGGGCGATCCCCTCCGCACAGCCCTGGGCGCGGGGGTTCGACGAGTATCTGGGCTTTTACACCGGCTCACGCAGCTATCGACCGATCAAGGACGAAACGCCTTCGTCGTACAGCCGCCTCCGCAGCGGCCCGGATCGGCTCGTCGGAGAATCGGGCTGGATGACCGACGTTCTGTCCGACGCGGCCGTCGACGCGATCAACCGACATGCGGACGCCCCCTTCTTCCTCTACCTGGCTTACAACGCCCCGCACTGGCCGATGGAAGCGCCCCTGGAGCGTCAGCAGCGGTTCCGCGACGTGCCCGACCTCCATCGTCGCATGTTCCTGGCGATGATGTCGCAGCTCGACGACGGCGTCGGCCGCGTGCTGAACGTGTTGCGGACGAAGGGGCTGGACGAACGGACGCTGGTCTTCTTCCTCAGCGACAACGGCGGCCCCACCGGGCCTCCCCGGCCAGCTCCCGACGCCCGATTCGTGTTAGGAATAAACACGTCGTTGAACACGCCGTTCCGTGGTCAGAAGGGCGCGTTGTTCGAAGGAGGCGTGCGCATTCCGTTCCTGGTCCGCTGGACGGGGACGATCCCGGGCGGACGAACCTACGACCGGCCCGTTAGCTCGCTCGACATCCTCCCGACGGCCCTCGCCGCGGCCGGCGCTGCGTTTCCCGACGACGGATCGCTCGACGGCGTGAACCTGCTCCCCTACCTGGCCGGCGCGCAAACCGGCGACCCGCATGAGATTCTCTTCTGGCGATGGATGGGCCAGCTTGCGGTCCGTCGAGGCGACTGGAAGCTCATCCGGCGCACGCCCGAGGGGCCTTTCGAACTGTTCAACCCGGCCGCCGACCCGGGCGAGACCCGCAACCTGGCCGTCGCCCATCCCGAAGTCGTCCGGGACCTTCGCGAGCGGCTGCGAACCTGGAACGCCGGCCTCGCCGAGCCTCTCTGGCGAACGCCCGCCCAGGACGCGAACCTTCGCCGGGCCTACGACCCCCAGAATTGGCCGGCGCCCTAA
- a CDS encoding 3-keto-disaccharide hydrolase: MKRAARLFLFLSMPTLALAQEPAAKVDRTPGELIVGLGPGWRPLKEADFAHVNDEPDTWKFLDDKAEIHCKGTPVGVIRTKTPVKNFELVVEWRHLKSGGNSGVFVWAPEKALDGLKPGHLPPGGIEVQILDHGYAEQYQKSTGKKPDWFTTNGDVFPVGTSKMKPFPPLSPNGSRSFPTKNRSRGLNEWNHYYVRGINGEIRLWVNGEEVSGGAECLPAEGFLCLEAEGSPLEFKNLRIRELP; this comes from the coding sequence ATGAAGCGAGCCGCCCGTCTCTTCCTGTTCCTCTCGATGCCCACACTGGCCCTCGCCCAGGAGCCGGCCGCAAAGGTCGATCGCACGCCCGGCGAATTGATCGTCGGCCTCGGCCCAGGCTGGCGGCCGTTGAAGGAAGCCGACTTCGCGCACGTCAACGACGAGCCCGACACCTGGAAATTCCTGGACGACAAGGCCGAGATCCACTGCAAGGGGACGCCCGTGGGGGTGATCCGGACCAAGACGCCGGTGAAGAACTTCGAGCTGGTCGTCGAATGGCGGCACCTGAAGTCGGGCGGCAATTCGGGGGTGTTCGTCTGGGCCCCGGAAAAGGCTCTCGACGGACTGAAGCCGGGCCACCTGCCGCCGGGGGGGATCGAGGTTCAGATCCTCGATCACGGCTACGCCGAGCAGTATCAGAAGAGCACCGGCAAGAAGCCCGACTGGTTCACCACCAACGGCGACGTCTTCCCGGTGGGGACCTCCAAGATGAAGCCCTTCCCGCCCCTCTCACCCAACGGCTCGCGCAGTTTCCCAACCAAGAATCGATCGCGCGGGCTGAACGAGTGGAACCACTACTACGTCCGCGGGATCAACGGCGAGATCCGCCTGTGGGTCAACGGCGAGGAGGTTTCCGGCGGCGCCGAGTGCCTGCCCGCCGAGGGCTTCCTCTGCCTGGAGGCCGAGGGCTCGCCCCTGGAGTTCAAGAACCTCCGCATCCGTGAGTTGCCCTGA
- a CDS encoding response regulator: MTPTGDFSASGTIERQGRAPAQPAGASKMATALIVEDHPEQARLVERILALRGYDAFIAEDGETGLLMARRHQPDVVLLDLMLPDVNGFDVCRRLRSDRATMLTPVVMLTALDDRQHRMHGFRVGANAYLTKPYGVDELFDAIAAARAWRESMQRQALQGEIHVELDSEVTLLKDLNDFLMNVCRATPLSNDQVMQIRQAVMEMAQNAIEWGNQHRSDRLVEITYRVHSDGLEIVIRDQGSGFDRDALPHAAAPDDPFTHLDVRDKLGLRAGGFGMLICQGMVDEMRYNRAGNEVTLLKRYAQPDPPPSGDE; this comes from the coding sequence ATGACCCCGACCGGCGACTTTTCGGCGTCCGGGACGATCGAGCGTCAGGGACGCGCCCCGGCCCAGCCCGCGGGAGCCTCGAAGATGGCGACGGCTTTGATCGTGGAAGACCACCCGGAGCAGGCCCGCCTGGTTGAGCGAATCCTCGCGCTTCGCGGTTATGACGCCTTCATCGCCGAGGACGGCGAGACGGGGCTGCTCATGGCCCGCCGGCATCAACCCGACGTCGTCCTGCTCGACCTGATGCTACCGGACGTCAACGGCTTCGACGTCTGTCGGCGGCTCCGGAGCGACCGGGCCACGATGCTGACCCCCGTCGTCATGCTCACGGCCCTGGACGACCGCCAGCACCGGATGCACGGCTTCCGCGTCGGCGCCAACGCCTATCTGACCAAGCCTTACGGCGTCGACGAACTGTTCGACGCCATCGCCGCCGCCCGCGCCTGGCGCGAGAGCATGCAGCGTCAGGCCTTGCAGGGAGAGATCCACGTCGAGCTCGACAGCGAGGTCACCCTTCTGAAGGATCTGAACGACTTCCTGATGAACGTCTGCCGGGCCACCCCCCTCTCCAACGACCAGGTGATGCAGATTCGCCAGGCCGTCATGGAGATGGCCCAAAATGCGATCGAATGGGGGAATCAGCATCGGTCCGACCGCCTGGTGGAAATCACCTACCGGGTCCATAGCGACGGCCTGGAGATCGTGATCCGAGACCAGGGCTCGGGCTTCGACCGTGACGCGCTGCCGCACGCCGCCGCCCCGGACGACCCGTTCACGCATCTGGACGTCCGTGATAAGCTGGGCCTCCGCGCCGGGGGCTTCGGGATGCTGATTTGTCAGGGAATGGTCGACGAGATGCGATATAATCGCGCAGGGAACGAGGTGACGCTCCTGAAGCGTTACGCTCAACCCGATCCTCCCCCTTCTGGCGACGAGTGA
- a CDS encoding family 10 glycosylhydrolase produces MTTSRAAWFAILLLASSCLHAEEAAPNKPLRGAYIFLGPLVAGRTENEGRAAIQKALNSARKIGVNTVMPFANTMRGDVFWPSKIATGTIVAGWNPLAVLRDEARRRGMSFEPVVWALASGEDDPTGILVTHGDWALRRPDGGAPLGVLSPANPEARAWLGSLIEELVRDLQPDALWFEHLRYPFQAIDLDPAGQAELAKILEAAPVAERSARALRFREDSLTGLTRELSTKARAARPGIRLGVFSWGPNVVLNPMLAQTWPTWVDEGIIDRVIIAGYCYREEYGDRYLTVFRDRLTEALKINRSLKKPGEISFALGVKTTRGAVRSARDILDYRRVAAEAGVEGYSYFTLNALGRYIDQLAAAKP; encoded by the coding sequence ATGACGACTTCACGCGCGGCGTGGTTCGCGATCCTCCTTCTCGCATCCTCCTGCCTCCACGCCGAGGAAGCGGCGCCGAACAAGCCCCTGCGCGGCGCCTACATCTTCCTCGGCCCTCTGGTGGCGGGCCGGACCGAGAACGAGGGTCGGGCGGCGATCCAGAAGGCGTTGAACAGCGCCCGCAAGATCGGCGTCAATACGGTGATGCCGTTCGCGAACACGATGCGCGGCGACGTCTTCTGGCCCAGCAAGATCGCCACGGGGACGATCGTCGCCGGCTGGAACCCGCTGGCCGTCTTGAGGGACGAGGCCCGTCGCCGGGGGATGTCGTTCGAGCCGGTCGTCTGGGCGCTCGCCTCCGGCGAGGATGACCCGACTGGCATCCTCGTCACCCACGGCGATTGGGCCCTGCGCAGGCCGGACGGCGGGGCCCCCCTGGGCGTCCTCAGCCCGGCGAACCCCGAGGCAAGGGCCTGGCTCGGCTCGCTCATCGAGGAACTCGTCCGCGACCTCCAGCCCGACGCCCTCTGGTTCGAGCATCTCCGGTACCCGTTTCAAGCCATCGATCTCGACCCGGCCGGCCAGGCGGAACTTGCGAAGATCCTTGAAGCGGCCCCCGTCGCCGAGCGATCCGCGCGGGCCTTGCGCTTCCGTGAGGACTCGCTCACCGGCCTGACCCGCGAGCTGTCGACGAAAGCCCGCGCCGCGCGGCCGGGCATCCGGCTGGGGGTTTTCTCCTGGGGTCCCAACGTCGTCCTGAATCCCATGCTCGCCCAGACCTGGCCGACCTGGGTCGACGAGGGAATCATCGATCGAGTGATCATCGCGGGATACTGCTATCGCGAAGAGTACGGCGACCGCTACCTGACCGTCTTCCGAGACCGGCTCACCGAGGCCCTGAAGATCAATCGGAGCCTCAAAAAACCGGGGGAAATCTCCTTCGCCCTGGGCGTGAAGACCACCCGAGGCGCAGTTCGCAGCGCCCGCGACATCCTCGATTACCGCCGCGTCGCCGCCGAGGCGGGCGTCGAGGGTTATTCCTACTTCACCCTCAACGCCCTCGGCCGCTACATCGACCAGCTCGCCGCCGCGAAACCGTGA